Genomic window (Thioflexithrix psekupsensis):
ATCTACTCGATCTCCGTTGACATCGCCAGTCGCCAGATTAAGCACATCTAGGGAATCTTGGGCGTTGGGTACGTTATTCGCGTGCGTGTGAGTGATAACGACATCGGCATGGGTAGGCATTTCCATTTTAGCGGAAAAGTTAGTTTTTCCGTATACAACATACAAGCGAGGTCCTTCATCACTTTTACCTTTTTTAGGCGCGTACATCACCAAATCACTCAAACCATCTTGGTCAAAATCGCCCGCTGCCAAACGAGTCCCTATTTTTTCTCCCTGAATAATGCCTGAAATCAGAAAGTTTTCTTTTCCATGCTCTGGGTCAACAGGGGAAACCAATTCTTTTAGAGAATTCCCCCCAAAGAACACGGCCACACGTCCCGTTTGAGAAATACCACGAAGCGAAGTTTCCGATGGAGAAGCCACTGCAATATCAGCGATCTTGTCCCCGTTGAAATCAGCCGTGGTCAATCCGCTAGAAAAATCAACGATTAAGGTATTGGCGGGTGATTTTCCTGTCAAAAACAAATCAACCACTCCTTGGTCTTGCACATTTAATTCAGTGATAGCCCACGTGTGATGTGTTGCCAACAAACCCGCAAGTAATATACCTACATGATAATGACGCATAGTTTTAAAACCTTTTAGCTAGAGCGGTCATAAAAATAGGACACAAACTTAATTTAAAGTCTGCTCAACGACATTCTTTAGCATATTTATTGTTACTTGTCGAGTGGATTTATTTCTATCAAAATTTTTAGCCGATTTATAAAATATCTTTTATAAATCAAAATAAAATAAAAGCATTATCTAATTAATAAATGAAGCCATTGATAAAACTTTTCTGTCAGAATCAGAATTTACAGAATTTCAGGATTTTCAGAATTAAAGAATAAAAAAATCTGCTGAAAATAAACAACTGGCAAGAATCAATTTTGAAAATTCTTGTGTCTGTAAATTCTGATTCTGACAAAATAAGGGCTTGATAAATCACATCATTTTGCTATATCCGATTCATCCTCACTCCAACACTGGCGGTGCATTACGTTCATCGTAAATCGCCGCGGGAATCAGCCATAAATTGCCATTTCCTGTCGTCCCGTCGTTGCTGCTGTAACTGTCGCGGGGCGTGCCGACGATGCCTTTTATCTCATTGTTTTCAATCGTGAAACGGTACTCAGTGGCACTGCCCCAACTGGCCGAAGAATGACGAAATTCTAAGCCACGCACCCGTTTTAACCGCACTTGGTGACGAATCGCAATGATCGGCGGAATCACTTCCAATTTGGCTTCACTGGGGTCTTTTTCTTTCTCAATTAAATCTGCAATGGCTTTTGCATTGGCTTCCTCAATACGCGCCACATTTTCCAAATAAGCAACTTGACTTAACCATTCTTCTTCATCTTTTTGGTTTTTAATCAAATACTCACTGAAAATAGTCCCGCCTAAATGCGCTCGCAAATAATTGTCTCGATTGGGCGATCCCGTGTCATGAATCACTTCTGCACCGACAAAACCTTTATTCACACTTAAAAAGTTTAAACTCGTTATATAAAAGTTACCCACTGTTTTATATTCGCCTTTCCACAAAGTATTTTGTAATTGGGCTTGTAATAAATCGCCAGTTAGCACTTGAGGCTGCGATTCTAAAATTAAAAATTGACCCGAAACCCGATCAAATCCTAATTTTAAGGTAGTGGTAAAAGGAAATGGATTTAAATTCGGCCAATGTTCAACATTGCCTAACAGTAATTCTTCGGGAGTGGACTGTATAATATATGCCCTCGAAAAATTAACTTCAGCAGCCATACTCACGCCGCTATAGCAAGACAGCGCAATAAGAAAAGTCAATAATTTCTTTTTCATAAAGGTAAACCTATGGTTGAACTTTGGGTTAATATAGAGCGTAAATTAGCCGCATAATGTTCAATATCAGCGACTGTACGCATTTCTGTGGCGCAAATTAATAAACATGGCCCCAATTCAGGATAAGTTTGGCTTAAATCATAACCACCCAAAATATGCAAATTCGCCAACGAAGTCAAAATATCAGCCACAGATTGAGAATGCTCAATGCGCACCACCACCTCATGAAAATAAGGATGATTAAATACAGGACGAATGCCGCTAATATGGCTTAATTCTTCTAACAATAAAGACGTGTTGCGATGACAAGCGCGTGCCGTTTCCGCTAAACCCGCCGGCCCTAATAGCGATAAATAAATACTGGCCGCTGTCACCATTAAGCCTTGATTCGTGCAAATATTAGACGTGGCTTTAGCGCGGCGAATATGCTGTTCACGGGCTTGTAACGTTAAGGTATATCCTGTATTTCCATCTAAATCGACCGTGCGCCCGACAATTCGCCCGGGCATTTGTCGCACATGTGCCTTTTTACACGACATAAAACCAAAACAAGGCCCCCCACCCGACATGGGAATACCCAACGGTTGCCCCTCGCCACAAACCATATCCGCACCCGATTCGCCCCACTCGCCCGGCGGCTTCAACACCGCTAAACTGAGCGGATTCACCAGCGCAATCACCAACAAATCCCGTTGCTGCGCCCAACGCGCCAAATCATCCACCCATTCCAATTGACCAAAAAAATTAGGTTGCGGAATAATTAAAGCCGCCACCCCATCTGTCGTGCTTGGCAATTGAGTTAAATCCGTCACACCCGATGTTGCGTCATAATTCAGTTCAATATACTCAATTCCTTGTGCCGCCGTTAAGCTATACAATACGCTGCGATAAATTGGATGAACGGTTTTGGGAATTAAAATTTTTTGCGCCTTATTTTTACGCAAACGCACCGCCATCAATACCGCTTCGGCCAAAGCCGACGCACCATCATACAACGACGCATTAGCCGCTTCCATACCGGTTAAGCCACTGATCATGCTTTGAAATTCGTATAATAATTGCAAAGTTCCCTGACTCGCTTCCGCTTGATAAGGCGTGTAAGCAGAATAAAATTCGCCGCGTGTCGTTAATTCCCACACGGCTGCGGGAATATAATGATCATAAGCTCCCGCACCAATAAAACAATAAGTTTTACCATTCTGTTCTGCGCGCTGACGCATTAACTGTGCGATTTCCATTTCTGATAAACGTGGCGTTAGCGCAGTCAATGCTTCCGAATGCAAATCACAACGTAATTCTTTAGGAATTTCTGCAAATAAATCTTCAATATTATCCACACCAATTGTAGATAACATCTGCTTTATTTCATCTGGAGTATGTGGAATATAAGACATGAAAAATAAACACGCTCTCATGGAGTCTAAAAAAATAAATCAATCTCCCCTATTCTTCATAAAAATAAAGAATAAGGGAGCAGCCATGGCTTAATCTTCTTCAGCCAATAAAGCCTCATAATCTTCTGGGTCTAATAATTCATCTAATACGGTGGCATTTTCAGGTCTAATTTGAAATAACCACCCTTTATCATAAGGACTGCTATTCACCAATTCAGGATGATCGACCAAATCACTGTTAATAGCAATCACTTCCCCATCCAAAGGACTGTACACATCAGAAGCCGCTTTCACCGACTCTACCACAGCACAATCTTCATTCGCAAAAACTTCCTGTCCCACATCAGGCAAATCCACAAACACCAAATCGCCCAATAACGTTTGTGCATGATCAGTAATGCCGACAGTGACACTTCCATCGTCTTCTAATCGCACCCACTCATGAGAACGGGTATATTTTAATGTATTGGGAATTTCGCTCATAAACGATGCCTCTTTATTAAGTCTTGGGTTGAAGAAAAACGAATTGAATGAATCAATAAACGTGCGATTAATTGTCTATTTGAACACAAATTTTGCCCTGTTTCACAAATGGATATTTAACCACTTGTGCCGCTAATTGCCGATTGCGAATAGTGACGGTAATGCCTTCATAATTACCCTGTGGTAAACGCGCAAAACCAATCGAACGATTTAGAATAGGTGAAAATGTACCGCTAGTGACAACACCTTCGCGCCCATCCAATAAAGTCACCGGTTGATGCGCCCGCAAAACTCCCTTACCGCGTAACACTAAGCCGATTAAAATGGGATGATTGCCGTGTGTTTGCTGCTGAATTAAAGTATCACGCCCGATAAAATCCCGCGCCATCGGTTCAAAAGCCACCGTCCACGCCAAACCTGAAGCCAAAGGAGTCACCGTTTCATCCATATCCGCACCGTAGAGACTCAAGCCAGCCTCAATACGCAAAGTATCCCGTGCGCCCAATCCCGCGGGCGACACCCCCGCAGTCAGCAGATGTTGCCAACAGTCTGCGGCTTCCGTTGCGGGCAGAAGAATTTCAAAACCGTCTTCTCCCGTATAACCTGTACGCGAAACAAACCAGTGTTCATTCCAACACGCCGAAAAAGAAGGTAAGGCCATCGCCGCTTGGCGCAATCCCGCTGGCAAAGCCGATTGTGCCAATTGCCGCGCTTTTGGCCCTTGCACCGCCAACATGGCTAAATCGGAACGCACATTAACATTGACATTAAAACTCTCCGCATGTTGA
Coding sequences:
- the gcvPA gene encoding aminomethyl-transferring glycine dehydrogenase subunit GcvPA yields the protein MSYIPHTPDEIKQMLSTIGVDNIEDLFAEIPKELRCDLHSEALTALTPRLSEMEIAQLMRQRAEQNGKTYCFIGAGAYDHYIPAAVWELTTRGEFYSAYTPYQAEASQGTLQLLYEFQSMISGLTGMEAANASLYDGASALAEAVLMAVRLRKNKAQKILIPKTVHPIYRSVLYSLTAAQGIEYIELNYDATSGVTDLTQLPSTTDGVAALIIPQPNFFGQLEWVDDLARWAQQRDLLVIALVNPLSLAVLKPPGEWGESGADMVCGEGQPLGIPMSGGGPCFGFMSCKKAHVRQMPGRIVGRTVDLDGNTGYTLTLQAREQHIRRAKATSNICTNQGLMVTAASIYLSLLGPAGLAETARACHRNTSLLLEELSHISGIRPVFNHPYFHEVVVRIEHSQSVADILTSLANLHILGGYDLSQTYPELGPCLLICATEMRTVADIEHYAANLRSILTQSSTIGLPL
- the gcvH gene encoding glycine cleavage system protein GcvH — translated: MSEIPNTLKYTRSHEWVRLEDDGSVTVGITDHAQTLLGDLVFVDLPDVGQEVFANEDCAVVESVKAASDVYSPLDGEVIAINSDLVDHPELVNSSPYDKGWLFQIRPENATVLDELLDPEDYEALLAEED
- the gcvT gene encoding glycine cleavage system aminomethyltransferase GcvT, translating into MFKKTPLHQQHLNAHAKMIDFHHWSMPLHYGSQLEEHRVVRANAGVFDVSHMTIIDLTGKQVPAFLRYLLANNIDKLQTPGKALYSCMLNDQGGVIDDLIAYYQTPEQYRLVTNAATRQRDVAWIRQHAESFNVNVNVRSDLAMLAVQGPKARQLAQSALPAGLRQAAMALPSFSACWNEHWFVSRTGYTGEDGFEILLPATEAADCWQHLLTAGVSPAGLGARDTLRIEAGLSLYGADMDETVTPLASGLAWTVAFEPMARDFIGRDTLIQQQTHGNHPILIGLVLRGKGVLRAHQPVTLLDGREGVVTSGTFSPILNRSIGFARLPQGNYEGITVTIRNRQLAAQVVKYPFVKQGKICVQIDN